The proteins below are encoded in one region of Paenibacillus sp. YYML68:
- a CDS encoding ExeA family protein translates to MTRRPFTREVEPCYEFQGHREAYARLSMAVENRLLGVLTGEVGSGKSALLRRLFRSLDTMRTHPIYISMADLKPRDFYGQLLAHVDEEAPYSVAKARRLWGEVMSRREAQGERNILVVIDEAHEMNEAMLLELRFVMSHQMDARSLFPVLLAGQPELRKKLRLKKYESISQRIGIQYHLSGMSREETAGYVRHHMGAAELQRPVFSDSAIQMLHAASQGIPRVVNQICSQALYDVERSDAEVVEDGHIGRVLSDMDRQRGTAG, encoded by the coding sequence ATGACACGACGTCCCTTTACGCGCGAGGTGGAGCCGTGCTACGAGTTTCAAGGACACCGGGAAGCGTACGCCCGACTAAGCATGGCGGTCGAGAACCGGCTGCTCGGTGTCTTGACCGGTGAAGTGGGCAGCGGAAAATCCGCTCTATTGCGGCGTTTATTCCGATCGCTGGACACGATGCGCACGCATCCGATCTACATCAGCATGGCGGACCTGAAGCCAAGAGACTTTTACGGACAGCTTCTGGCGCACGTCGATGAAGAGGCCCCTTACTCCGTCGCGAAGGCGCGTCGGTTGTGGGGCGAGGTGATGTCTCGGCGGGAGGCGCAGGGAGAGCGCAACATTCTCGTCGTCATCGACGAAGCGCACGAAATGAACGAAGCGATGCTGCTGGAGCTGCGCTTTGTGATGAGTCACCAGATGGATGCGAGGTCGCTATTCCCTGTACTGCTTGCGGGTCAGCCGGAGCTACGGAAGAAGCTACGCTTGAAGAAGTATGAGTCGATTAGCCAGCGCATCGGCATCCAGTACCATCTAAGCGGGATGAGCCGTGAGGAGACGGCGGGCTACGTCCGTCATCATATGGGAGCGGCTGAGCTGCAGCGGCCTGTGTTTTCCGACAGTGCGATCCAGATGCTGCACGCAGCAAGCCAAGGCATCCCACGAGTGGTGAACCAAATTTGCAGCCAAGCGCTCTATGACGTCGAGCGTTCGGACGCCGAAGTAGTCGAGGATGGGCACATTGGGCGTGTGCTGTCTGATATGGACCGACAGCGAGGGACGGCGGGATAA
- the fosB gene encoding metallothiol transferase FosB: MQIQGISHLCFSVSDLTKSIMFYQQVFGAKILVKGRKLAYFDLNGLWIALNEESEIERTEQNKSYTHIAFSILEEEYEAFKDKFRELDVNIISGRERDERDKRSIYFTDPDGHKFELHTGQLNDRMEYYRNSKVHMTFFN; this comes from the coding sequence ATGCAAATTCAAGGTATAAGTCACTTATGCTTTTCAGTGTCTGATTTAACTAAATCTATTATGTTTTATCAGCAAGTTTTTGGAGCAAAGATATTAGTAAAGGGCAGAAAGCTAGCTTATTTTGATTTAAATGGATTATGGATAGCTTTAAATGAGGAATCTGAAATTGAAAGAACCGAACAAAATAAATCATATACGCATATAGCATTTTCAATATTAGAAGAAGAATACGAGGCATTCAAAGATAAATTTAGAGAATTAGATGTCAATATAATATCTGGAAGAGAGCGTGATGAAAGAGACAAGAGGTCCATTTATTTTACAGACCCAGACGGGCACAAATTTGAATTACACACAGGACAATTAAATGATAGGATGGAATATTATAGAAATAGTAAAGTGCACATGACATTTTTTAACTAA
- a CDS encoding HEAT repeat domain-containing protein, whose protein sequence is MNDHYQIINDPSQEIYKKLDEHINTFWDWSKTQEQKMEWETNYLDWSLICTITERLFETTDHTDWARRTVNNLLYIIARDNECEIIIGQLTKNPSSFLFLAKEALFYSDYDARWQFAHYLTRILYKCPDAMEVLLRYTEDNVEYVRRRAIEAMKTIN, encoded by the coding sequence ATGAACGATCATTATCAAATCATTAATGACCCTTCCCAGGAAATATACAAGAAATTAGATGAACATATTAATACTTTTTGGGATTGGTCTAAAACTCAAGAACAAAAAATGGAATGGGAGACCAATTATTTAGATTGGTCATTAATCTGTACTATAACAGAGAGATTGTTTGAAACGACTGATCATACAGATTGGGCCCGAAGAACTGTTAATAATTTACTTTACATAATAGCTCGTGATAATGAGTGCGAAATAATAATAGGGCAACTTACAAAAAATCCATCAAGTTTTTTGTTTCTTGCTAAAGAGGCTTTATTTTATTCTGATTACGATGCGAGATGGCAGTTTGCGCATTATTTGACGAGAATCCTGTATAAGTGTCCAGATGCGATGGAGGTACTGCTTAGATACACAGAGGATAATGTTGAATATGTTAGAAGAAGAGCAATAGAAGCGATGAAAACTATTAATTAA
- a CDS encoding IS4 family transposase — translation MDKDTLFSSFGKWISPICAKTFTDRFREMEQDKYVKKLTTLSYLKLFLHAQIQQRDGLREIAADVLCENFQRELGIQSISASQLSRKHNQVDSSLLEQVFQSLVQHIRRSEAPPSLRKDFKIIDSTTIGLCLQKYKWAEFRKTKAGIKLHFRLAYMDDETAVPEKVNMTPAKKSDRSQLDDLVDEVGCTYVFDRGYIDYAKFDDYCDRGIFFVTRTKKNTAIRQIESFKLPADARVKSDEMVYIGTPQKRMENVLRLIQTEDTEGNPITILTNRFDLEADEIGQIYRERWAIETFFKWMKQHVRIKTFYGTSEQAVMNQVWMALIAFCLLVLVKMETGTKHSLLDLYRWLKVLLWNSAEIWMERIHYKPSRTSAGRRKRV, via the coding sequence ATGGACAAGGATACCCTATTTTCTTCATTTGGTAAATGGATTTCTCCAATTTGTGCGAAGACGTTCACAGATCGTTTTCGTGAAATGGAACAAGATAAATATGTGAAGAAGCTTACAACATTGTCGTACCTTAAATTGTTCTTGCATGCGCAAATTCAGCAGCGAGACGGGCTTCGTGAAATAGCTGCCGATGTGCTTTGTGAAAACTTTCAAAGGGAACTCGGAATCCAATCGATCTCCGCCTCCCAGTTAAGCCGGAAGCATAATCAAGTCGACTCTTCCTTGCTGGAACAAGTATTCCAGTCGCTGGTGCAGCACATTCGCCGAAGCGAAGCTCCTCCTTCCCTTCGAAAAGATTTTAAGATCATCGACTCTACGACCATCGGACTTTGCCTGCAAAAATACAAATGGGCTGAGTTCCGGAAAACGAAAGCTGGAATCAAGCTACACTTTCGCCTGGCGTATATGGATGATGAAACTGCTGTTCCCGAGAAGGTCAACATGACACCTGCCAAGAAGAGTGATCGCAGTCAGTTGGATGACCTGGTCGACGAAGTGGGTTGCACCTACGTGTTTGATCGCGGCTATATCGACTACGCCAAGTTTGACGACTACTGCGACCGTGGCATTTTCTTTGTGACTCGGACGAAAAAGAATACCGCCATCCGTCAGATTGAGTCGTTTAAACTGCCAGCTGATGCTCGTGTGAAATCGGATGAAATGGTGTACATCGGAACACCGCAGAAGCGAATGGAAAACGTCTTGCGATTGATCCAAACGGAAGATACCGAAGGCAATCCGATTACCATTCTCACGAACCGCTTCGACTTAGAGGCGGATGAAATCGGACAAATCTACCGGGAACGCTGGGCGATTGAAACGTTTTTCAAATGGATGAAGCAGCACGTACGCATCAAGACATTTTATGGAACCAGTGAGCAAGCCGTTATGAATCAGGTGTGGATGGCACTCATCGCCTTTTGTCTGCTCGTGCTGGTGAAGATGGAAACGGGCACCAAACACAGTCTTCTGGATCTATACCGGTGGCTAAAGGTCTTGCTATGGAATTCAGCAGAAATCTGGATGGAACGTATTCATTACAAACCCAGTCGAACATCTGCAGGTAGGCGAAAGAGAGTTTAG
- a CDS encoding transposase, with amino-acid sequence MSALQKPRFKQLNHGECAGAPILKSLWERFDLSLLLTQSGMMKRSGTPSWLICFLYVIGLVSNCSSVVQMARLAEQDALLKVMFQPWKLAQYTMSRFLSNSFAWTTFGKKRVARLQQDKVTRLQDGDVINLDDTHLAHPYAKQLPFLSWLYDSSKKTYVWAMNVVVVQAVLQGGLEYPLFYRVWHKSEQKNEGLSKIDLAKQMLLMLRESATCRLWVAMDRWYLCKGFFAFLEKHQFDWVTKAKRNTALFRKVIEPCTGRERYVPVTPIMLIREVYGQLVAEGTSGLVSLAIPDIYMKQPHPVTNRRGKQVNKQRYVQIAAVAAMRLKEDDSELLETEEEAPATYKGAYLLISNRFDAPEEALRTYVKRWRIEVFFRTAKQELALEKCHSETEAHHHAHFELLFTAETLLSVALYELNKEKTSDEGYTHGEMVRGLFHTRCQVRMSHHKGQQRIYIDCDTHVQQFARLIDLFWPEHYRMVLWVAHHPINYQTLPRSA; translated from the coding sequence ATGTCAGCGTTACAAAAACCGAGATTCAAACAATTAAACCATGGAGAGTGCGCAGGCGCACCCATACTAAAAAGCTTGTGGGAGCGGTTTGACCTTTCCCTGCTGCTCACACAATCCGGTATGATGAAACGAAGTGGTACTCCGTCCTGGCTCATCTGCTTTCTCTATGTGATCGGCCTTGTCAGTAACTGCTCGTCTGTCGTTCAGATGGCGAGACTGGCCGAGCAGGATGCGCTTCTTAAAGTGATGTTTCAGCCATGGAAGCTCGCTCAGTACACGATGAGTCGGTTTCTCTCCAACTCCTTCGCATGGACTACCTTTGGCAAAAAGCGAGTAGCGCGGCTTCAGCAGGATAAAGTCACTCGTCTGCAGGATGGGGATGTGATCAATCTGGATGATACGCATCTAGCTCATCCTTATGCCAAGCAGCTTCCTTTTTTGAGCTGGTTGTATGATTCGTCTAAGAAGACTTATGTGTGGGCGATGAATGTGGTCGTTGTTCAGGCCGTACTTCAAGGCGGACTTGAATATCCGTTGTTTTACCGCGTATGGCACAAGTCTGAGCAGAAGAACGAAGGCTTGTCGAAGATCGATTTGGCTAAGCAAATGCTCTTGATGCTGCGCGAATCGGCGACCTGCCGTCTTTGGGTTGCGATGGACCGCTGGTACTTGTGTAAAGGCTTCTTTGCCTTTCTCGAAAAGCATCAATTTGACTGGGTAACGAAGGCTAAACGCAACACGGCATTATTTCGTAAGGTCATCGAGCCTTGCACGGGCAGGGAGCGGTACGTTCCTGTGACCCCGATCATGCTCATTCGGGAAGTGTACGGCCAGTTGGTTGCCGAGGGTACGTCAGGACTGGTTTCACTTGCGATTCCTGACATCTACATGAAACAGCCTCATCCTGTAACGAACCGCAGAGGCAAGCAAGTCAACAAGCAGCGCTATGTACAAATTGCCGCTGTAGCCGCCATGCGCTTAAAGGAAGATGATTCCGAGTTGCTCGAGACGGAGGAGGAAGCCCCCGCGACTTACAAGGGTGCCTACCTGCTCATCAGCAACCGCTTCGATGCGCCTGAAGAAGCCTTGCGTACTTACGTGAAGCGTTGGCGGATCGAGGTGTTTTTCCGTACGGCCAAGCAGGAGCTAGCCTTGGAGAAGTGTCATTCCGAAACTGAAGCCCATCACCATGCACACTTCGAATTATTGTTTACGGCCGAAACGTTGCTGTCCGTTGCTCTATACGAATTAAACAAAGAAAAAACGAGTGATGAAGGCTACACCCACGGCGAAATGGTTCGTGGCCTCTTCCACACTCGTTGTCAGGTCCGCATGTCACACCACAAAGGGCAACAGCGAATCTACATCGATTGTGACACACATGTACAGCAGTTTGCAAGACTTATTGATTTATTTTGGCCGGAGCATTATCGGATGGTTCTTTGGGTTGCGCATCATCCGATAAACTACCAGACCTTACCACGAAGTGCATAG